The following are encoded in a window of Phragmites australis chromosome 22, lpPhrAust1.1, whole genome shotgun sequence genomic DNA:
- the LOC133905008 gene encoding phosphoinositide phospholipase C 2-like isoform X2 — protein sequence MGWGGQRTSFNACHSPPSSIWGTKATATCLPSPCAQQLENPVHIRASQSLQSRSTRLVPLVTRQIYLQMELGHIDLASFLLLAPSSIVLAHQDMSDPFSHYFVFTGHNSYLTGNQLNSDSSDIPIIKALQTGVRVIELDMWPNSSKNNVDILHGGTLTAPVEMIRCLESIKEYAFCASTYPLVITLEDHLTPDLQAKVAEMLTETFGDLLFIPSSDPMKGFPSPEALMKRIIISTKPPQEYKEFLKAKNNQNASGNIANLAEEGSMRRMDSNAEESDGKDELDEQDDEDSEEDDPKFQQDTACEYRKLITIHAGKPKGHLRDALKVDPDKVRRLSLSETQLAKATSSHGADVIRFTQKNILRVYPKGTRVNSSNYDPMNAWTHGAQMVAFNMQGHDKALRLMQGFFRANGGCGYVKKPDFLLTSGPNGEVFDPKASLPVKKTLKVKVYMGDGWRMDFSKTHFDTFSPPDFYTRVGIAGVKADSVMKKTRTIEDQWVPMWDEEFTFPLTVPELALLRIEVQEYDLSEKHDFGGQTCLPVWELKQGIRAVPLHDRKGNRYKSVRLLMRFDFV from the exons ATGGGATGGGGAGGACAGCGAACTTCATTCAATGCCTGTcactctcctccttcctctatCTGGGGGACCAAGGCCACCGCTACCTGCCTGCCCTCACCTTGCGCTCAACAACTAGAAAACCCAGTACACATAAGGGCAAGCCAATCTTTACAGAGTAGGAGTACAAGACTAGTACCTCTTGTCACAAGACAAATATATTTGCAAATGGAATTGGGTCACATTGATTTGGCTTCATTCTTGTTGCTTGCTCCATCATCGATTGTGCTG GCTCACCAGGACATGTCAGACCCATTCTCTCATTATTTTGTATTCACTGGACATAATTCCTACCTAACTGGGAACCAGCTCAATAGTGACTCCAGTGACATTCCAATTATAAAAGCATTGCAGACAGGCGTTAGAGTGATTGAACTCGATATGTGGCCTAATTCTTCAAAGAACAACGTCGATATTCTTCATGGAGG GACATTGACTGCACCTGTAGAAATGATCAGATGTTTAGAATCCATTAAAGAATATGCTTTTTGTGCATCTACATATCCTCTTGTCATTACTCTAGAGGATCACCTCACACCAGACCTCCAAGCCAAAGTAGCTGAG ATGCTCACTGAAACATTTGGAGATCTTCTTTTCATCCCTAGTTCAGACCCAATGAAAGGGTTTCCTTCTCCTGAAGCTCTAATGAAGAGAATAATCATCTCAACTAAACCCCCGCAAGAATACAAAGAGTTTCTTAAAGCTAAGAATAATCAGAATGCCAGTGGAAACATAGCTAATTTGGCAGAGGAAGGAAGCATGAGAAGAATGGATTCAAATGCTGAAGAATCTGATGGAAAG GATGAACTGGATGAGCAAGATGACGAAGATTCCGAAGAGGATGATCCCAAATTTCAGCAGGACACTGCCTGTGAGTATAGAAAACTGATCACCATCCATGCTGGCAAACCAAAAGGCCATTTGAGGGATGCGCTTAAGGTGGATCCTGACAAAGTCAGGCGGCTTTCTTTGAGCGAGACACAGTTAGCTAAAGCTACATCTTCTCATGGTGCTGATGTAATAAG GTTCACCCAGAAGAATATACTCAGGGTGTATCCAAAGGGCACAAGGGTTAATTCTTCTAACTATGACCCCATGAATGCCTGGACTCATGGTGCTCAGATGGTTGCATTCAACATGCAG GGGCATGACAAAGCACTCCGGTTGATGCAAGGATTTTTTAGAGCCAATGGGGGCTGTGGGTATGTTAAAAAACCTGACTTCTTGCTGACATCAGGTCCGAATGGTGAAGTATTTGACCCTAAAGCTAGTTTGCCAGTGAAGAAAACTCTGAAG GTAAAAGTATATATGGGAGATGGGTGGCGCATGGATTTCAGTAAAACTCATTTCGACACCTTTTCGCCTCCAGATTTCTATACCAGG GTAGGGATCGCTGGAGTGAAGGCAGACagtgtgatgaagaagacaagGACGATCGAAGATCAGTGGGTGCCGATGTGGGACGAGGAGTTCACGTTCCCGCTGACGGTGCCAGAGCTGGCCCTGCTGAGGATCGAGGTGCAGGAGTACGACTTGTCTGAGAAGCACGACTTCGGCGGGCAGACATGCCTGCCGGTGTGGGAGCTGAAGCAGGGCATCCGCGCTGTGCCCCTGCATGATCGCAAGGGCAACAGGTACAAGTCCGTCCGGCTCCTCATGCGGTTCGATTTTGTCTAG
- the LOC133905008 gene encoding phosphoinositide phospholipase C 2-like isoform X1, whose translation MGSYAYKYCMCFTRKFRSPDAQPPPDVRAAHHSACSSSSDAPHGLRRFLSQAQGESPADVERILAMLTGGGGNGIARLVTRSPAPLPPTLDDFFGFLFSPDLNPPIAHQAHQDMSDPFSHYFVFTGHNSYLTGNQLNSDSSDIPIIKALQTGVRVIELDMWPNSSKNNVDILHGGTLTAPVEMIRCLESIKEYAFCASTYPLVITLEDHLTPDLQAKVAEMLTETFGDLLFIPSSDPMKGFPSPEALMKRIIISTKPPQEYKEFLKAKNNQNASGNIANLAEEGSMRRMDSNAEESDGKDELDEQDDEDSEEDDPKFQQDTACEYRKLITIHAGKPKGHLRDALKVDPDKVRRLSLSETQLAKATSSHGADVIRFTQKNILRVYPKGTRVNSSNYDPMNAWTHGAQMVAFNMQGHDKALRLMQGFFRANGGCGYVKKPDFLLTSGPNGEVFDPKASLPVKKTLKVKVYMGDGWRMDFSKTHFDTFSPPDFYTRVGIAGVKADSVMKKTRTIEDQWVPMWDEEFTFPLTVPELALLRIEVQEYDLSEKHDFGGQTCLPVWELKQGIRAVPLHDRKGNRYKSVRLLMRFDFV comes from the exons ATGGGGAGCTACGCGTACAAGTACTGCATGTGCTTCACGCGCAAGTTCCGATCCCCCGacgcccagccgccgcccgacGTCCGCGCCGCCCACCACTCCgcctgttcttcttcttctgacgCTCCCCATGGCCTCCGCCGCTTCCTCTCCCAAGCCCAGGGCGAATCACCCGCCGATGTCGAGCGCATCCTCGCCATGCTCACAGGGGGAGGGGGCAATGGGATCGCCCGCCTCGTCACCAGGTCCCCTGCTCCCTTGCCGCCCACGCTCGACGACTTCTTCGGATTCCTCTTCTCCCCCGACCTCAACCCGCCCATCGCACACCAG GCTCACCAGGACATGTCAGACCCATTCTCTCATTATTTTGTATTCACTGGACATAATTCCTACCTAACTGGGAACCAGCTCAATAGTGACTCCAGTGACATTCCAATTATAAAAGCATTGCAGACAGGCGTTAGAGTGATTGAACTCGATATGTGGCCTAATTCTTCAAAGAACAACGTCGATATTCTTCATGGAGG GACATTGACTGCACCTGTAGAAATGATCAGATGTTTAGAATCCATTAAAGAATATGCTTTTTGTGCATCTACATATCCTCTTGTCATTACTCTAGAGGATCACCTCACACCAGACCTCCAAGCCAAAGTAGCTGAG ATGCTCACTGAAACATTTGGAGATCTTCTTTTCATCCCTAGTTCAGACCCAATGAAAGGGTTTCCTTCTCCTGAAGCTCTAATGAAGAGAATAATCATCTCAACTAAACCCCCGCAAGAATACAAAGAGTTTCTTAAAGCTAAGAATAATCAGAATGCCAGTGGAAACATAGCTAATTTGGCAGAGGAAGGAAGCATGAGAAGAATGGATTCAAATGCTGAAGAATCTGATGGAAAG GATGAACTGGATGAGCAAGATGACGAAGATTCCGAAGAGGATGATCCCAAATTTCAGCAGGACACTGCCTGTGAGTATAGAAAACTGATCACCATCCATGCTGGCAAACCAAAAGGCCATTTGAGGGATGCGCTTAAGGTGGATCCTGACAAAGTCAGGCGGCTTTCTTTGAGCGAGACACAGTTAGCTAAAGCTACATCTTCTCATGGTGCTGATGTAATAAG GTTCACCCAGAAGAATATACTCAGGGTGTATCCAAAGGGCACAAGGGTTAATTCTTCTAACTATGACCCCATGAATGCCTGGACTCATGGTGCTCAGATGGTTGCATTCAACATGCAG GGGCATGACAAAGCACTCCGGTTGATGCAAGGATTTTTTAGAGCCAATGGGGGCTGTGGGTATGTTAAAAAACCTGACTTCTTGCTGACATCAGGTCCGAATGGTGAAGTATTTGACCCTAAAGCTAGTTTGCCAGTGAAGAAAACTCTGAAG GTAAAAGTATATATGGGAGATGGGTGGCGCATGGATTTCAGTAAAACTCATTTCGACACCTTTTCGCCTCCAGATTTCTATACCAGG GTAGGGATCGCTGGAGTGAAGGCAGACagtgtgatgaagaagacaagGACGATCGAAGATCAGTGGGTGCCGATGTGGGACGAGGAGTTCACGTTCCCGCTGACGGTGCCAGAGCTGGCCCTGCTGAGGATCGAGGTGCAGGAGTACGACTTGTCTGAGAAGCACGACTTCGGCGGGCAGACATGCCTGCCGGTGTGGGAGCTGAAGCAGGGCATCCGCGCTGTGCCCCTGCATGATCGCAAGGGCAACAGGTACAAGTCCGTCCGGCTCCTCATGCGGTTCGATTTTGTCTAG
- the LOC133905579 gene encoding protein transport protein Sec61 subunit beta-like — MARSSSQSQSSVGGAAGSRPSTVGPRGTPAAAAGMRRRRATATGGGGGFSGGGGGGSNMLRFYTDEAPGLRLSPTMVLVMSLCFIGFVTALHVFGKLYRSRTAAASA; from the coding sequence ATGGCCCGCTCCTCCTCACAGTCCCAGTCCTCTgtcggcggcgccgccggcTCCCGCCCGTCCACCGTCGGGCCCCGCGGCACGCCCGCCGCGGCTGCCGgcatgcgccgccgccgcgcaacCGCGACCGGTGGGGGAGGGGGcttctccggcggcggcggcggcggcagcaacaTGCTGCGCTTCTACACCGACGAGGCTCCGGGGCTGCGCCTCTCGCCCACCATGGTGCTCGTCATGTCGCTCTGCTTCATCGGATTCGTCACAGCCCTCCACGTCTTCGGCAAGCTCTATCGCTCCCGCaccgccgccgcatccgcctGA
- the LOC133904446 gene encoding probable serine/threonine-protein kinase PBL7 produces the protein MLSWLRRFPHDRKVNTSSNAGRRTSSSTSWRNKSNSFTARIIRCASTVVDTQHDGDQQQQEKDDDGACSLPPPSYNDDGVISARACSFRELAVATGDFRQDNLIGEGGFGRVYKARLLIGAHQEEQVVAVKQLDRNGAQGNREFVVEVLMLSLLQHPNLVNLVGYCADGEQRLLVYPLMPLGSLEDHLLLRGKDKKAALPWRTRMRIAHGAARGLEYLHDRAVIYRDLKSSNILLDDDYSPRLSDFGLARLLPAPRTDSSSSSSSSSSSSSRVMGTYGYCAPEYLRTGQLSAKSDVYSFGVLLLELITGRRAIDTSRPDGEQSLVAWAAPMLGEPRRFQHELVDPRLVMAMQGPAAAELNQAMGVAAMCLQEHHSLRPVMADVVMALSFLATDSASC, from the coding sequence ATGTTGAGCTGGCTTCGTCGCTTCCCTCACGACAGAAAGGTCAACACCAGCAGCAACGCCGGCAGGAggacctcctcctccacctcctggaGGAACAAGAGCAACAGCTTCACCGCCCGGATCATCCGCTGCGCCTCCACTGTCGTCGACACTCAACATGATGGagaccagcagcagcaggaaaAGGACGATGATGGCGCCTGCAGCTTGCCTCCTCCTAGTTACAATGACGACGGCGTCATCTCAGCGCGGGCCTGCTCGTTCCGCGAGCTGGCCGTAGCCACGGGCGACTTCCGTCAGGACAACCTCATCGGCGAGGGCGGCTTCGGCCGCGTCTACAAGGCCCGCCTACTCATCGGCGCGCACCAGGAGGAGCAGGTGGTGGCCGTGAAGCAGCTGGACCGCAACGGCGCGCAGGGCAACCGCGAGTTCGTGGTGGAGGTGCTCATGCTCAGCCTCCTGCAGCACCCCAACCTCGTCAACCTCGTCGGCTACTGCGCCGACGGCGAACAGCGCCTGCTCGTCTACCCGCTCATGCCGCTCGGCTCCCTCGAGGACCACCTGCTGCTGCGGGGCAAGGACAAGAAGGCTGCTCTGCCGTGGCGCACGAGGATGAGGATCGCTCACGGCGCGGCCCGGGGCCTGGAGTACCTGCACGACAGGGCCGTCATCTACCGCGACCTCAAGTCATCCAACATCCTCCTCGACGACGACTACAGCCCCAGGCTCTCCGACTTTGGCCTCGCCAGGCTCCTCCCAGCCCCGCGCACCGactcctcctcatcgtcctcctcctcctcctcctcctcctcgagggtGATGGGCACGTACGGGTACTGCGCACCGGAGTACCTACGGACGGGGCAGCTCAGCGCCAAGTCGGACGTGTACAGCTTTGGGGTGCTGCTGCTGGAGCTCATCACCGGCCGGCGAGCCATCGACACTAGCCGGCCGGATGGCGAACAGAGCCTGGTGGCATGGGCGGCGCCGATGCTCGGCGAGCCGAGGAGGTTCCAGCATGAGCTTGTGGACCCTCGGTTGGTGATGGCGATGCAGGGACCTGCGGCCGCCGAGCTGAACCAGGCGATGGGCGTGGCGGCGATGTGCTTGCAGGAGCACCACTCCCTGCGCCCCGTCATGGCCGACGTCGTCATGGCCCTCTCCTTCCTCGCCACCGATTCTGCTTCCTGCTGA
- the LOC133904445 gene encoding E3 SUMO-protein ligase SIZ2-like, which translates to MAPEAADDPVLAACKYKLNHFRIKELKDVLHQLGLPKQGKKQELVDKVIAVLFDQQDQVSKMNGLPTKKMAGRETVVKIVEDTFRKMQDPTNTVAASRSHIESGYNVKPKKKSDDSAQLDVKVRCPCGNSIPKDPMIKCVDPQCNVWQHVGCVIIPEKPADSISPEVPTCFYCEMCRINRADPFWVTVNHPLLPILIAPSNIAADGSYTAQYTAKSFPLSRANREMLQKAEYDLQVWCILLNDKVPFRMHWPLRSDMQVNGIHVRVVNRQPTQQLGANGRDDGPVLTDYLREGPNKIALSRNDSRTFCLGIRIAKRRSLEQVLNLVPKEQDGEKFDDALARVRRCVGGGTEANNADSDSDIEVVADSVSVNLRCPMTASRIRIAGRFKPCAHMGCFDLEAFIEINQRSRKWQCPICLKNCSLESIIIDPYFNRITSLIQSCIDDASEIDVKPDGSWRVKGGAELKDLTQWHLPDGTLCVTTDTRAKPNMGIVKHEIKEEPLSEELGCRLKLGIRKNSNGQWEISKRGDTDLVRSSDSDHARHFENKNCTTLTSNIDDADTEDESYNLDPGRNDCPMSHVHDLDSSPTDENVPPAPREQDIIVLSDSDDDIVTVLSPSAVNYGSALDTGNVFPPKPPETSGVCGEQAGRCPNETSFVALNEDFSDLGLSFWECPLSPQDDPTDQMFDPSRRVTDNPGEAQNNPANYQSKHESVSGGNLGVLAVAANPPEDGHDGALQICASSERDGSISPANRCDHTQTCHDFHSVSWTSLSLSGADESLIGAKNASQKRRSSGDGITALDASVLRSTNDDEPTGERCRDPFSPPLQQRSVRPRLILNIDSDSD; encoded by the exons ATGGCGCCGGAGGCCGCGGACGATCCCGTGCTCGCCGCTTGCAAG TACAAGTTGAACCACTTCAGAATAAAAGAGTTGAAGGATGTTCTGCATCAGCTTGGACTTCCAAAGCAAGGAAAGAAGCAG GAACTAGTGGACAAAGTTATAGCAGTATTGTTTGATCAGCAAGACCAAG TCTCCAAAATGAATGGTTTACCAACTAAAAAGATGGCTGGAAGAGAAACAGTGGTGAAAATAGTCGAGGACACTTTTAG AAAAATGCAAGACCCTACAAATACTGTTGCAGCCTCAAGAAGCCACATCGAGTCAGGATACAATGTTAAGCCTAAAAAGAAATCAGATGATTCTGCTCAGTTGGACGTCAAGGTCCGTTGTCCTTGTGGTAACTCAATACCCAAGGATCCCATGATTAAG TGTGTTGATCCACAGTGCAACGTATGGCAACAtgttggttgtgttatcatacCCGAGAAGCCTGCAGACAGTATTTCTCCTGAAGTACCCACCTGCTTTTATTGTGAGATGTGCCGAATTAACAGGGCTGATCC TTTCTGGGTCACCGTTAACCATCCGTTGCTCCCTATTTTAATAGCCCCCTCTAACATAGCGGCAGACGG GTCATATACTGCACAGTATACTGCGAAAAGCTTTCCGCTATCAAGAGCTAATAGGGAAATGCTACAGAAAGCTGAATATGATCTTCAG GTTTGGTGTATCCTTCTGAATGACAAAGTCCCTTTTAGGATGCACTGGCCTTTACGCTCTGATATGCAAGTTAATG GTATCCATGTTAGGGTGGTCAACAGGCAACCCACACAGCAGTTAGGGGCCAATGGTAGAGATGATGGTCCAGTA TTAACAGATTACCTGAGAGAGGGACCTAACAAGATTGCTCTATCAAGAAATGACTCTCGTACTTTCTGTTTGGGTATCAGAATTGCCAAGAGGAGATCTCTAGAACAg GTCCTAAATTTGGTGCCAAAGGAACAAGATGGTGAGAAGTTTGATGATGCCCTTGCTCGTGTGCGTCGCTGTGTTGGTGGTGGAACCGAGGCAAATAATGCAGACAGTGATAGTGATATTGAAGTTGTGGCTGATTCGGTCTCCGTAAATCTTCGATGCCCT ATGACTGCTTCAAGGATCCGGATTGCTGGTAGGTTCAAGCCTTGTGCTCACATGGGTTGTTTTGATCTAGAAGcttttattgaaataaatcaACGTTCCCGGAAG TGGCAATGCCCAATCTGCCTCAAGAACTGCTCTCTTGAGAGCATAATAATTGATCCTTATTTCAATCGTATCACTTCTTTG ATCCAAAGCTGCATAGATGATGCATCTGAAATTGATGTCAAGCCTGATGGTTCCTGGAGGGTTAAGGGTGGAGCTGAACTGAAAGACCTTACACAGTGGCATTTACCAGATGGTACTCTCTGTGTGACCACAGATACAAGAGCCAAGCCTAACATGGGTATTGTAAAGCATGAGATTAAAGAAGAACCGTTGTCTGAAGAGCTGGGTTGTCGTCTTaaattgggaattagaaaaaacAGCAACGGCCAgtgggagattagtaagagaggGGATACTGACTTGGTGCGATCTTCTGATAGTGATCATGCAAGGCACTTTGAAAACAAAAACTGCACCACTCTCACAAGCAATATTGATGATGCGGACACTGAAGATGAAAGTTATAATTTAGATCCAGGAAGAAATGATTGTCCTATGAGCCATGTCCATGATCTTGATTCTTCTCCCACGGATGAAAATGTTCCTCCTGCACCAAGAGAGCAGGATATAATAGTTCTGAGCGACTCAGATGATGATATTGTCACGGTGTTATCTCCTAGTGCTGTGAATTATGGCTCAGCACTTGACACTGGGAATGTATTTCCACCCAAGCCACCTGAAACTTCAGGAGTGTGTGGCGAACAAGCTGGTAGATGCCCAAATGAAACCTCATTTGTTGCACTAAATGAAGATTTTAGTGACCTGGGACTATCATTTTGGGAGTGTCCTCTGAGTCCCCAGGATGATCCTACTGACCAGATGTTTGATCCTAGCAGACGGGTGACAGATAATCCAGGTGAAGCACAAAACAACCCTGCCAATTATCAATCTAAGCACGAGTCAGTTTCTGGGGGTAATTTGGGGGTACTAGCGGTAGCAGCAAACCCGCCGGAAGATGGGCACGATGGCGCGCTGCAAATTTGTGCATCAAGTGAAAGAGATGGTTCCATTAGTCCAGCTAACCGGTGTGATCACACTCAAACATGCCATGATTTCCATTCTGTCAGCTGGACATCTCTCAGCCTCAGTGGCGCCGATGAAAGTTTAATTGGTGCGAAAAATGCGTCACAGAAAAGGAGGAGCTCTGGAGATGGAATAACAGCTTTAGATG CTTCTGTCCTCAGGAGCACAAATGACGATGAGCCGACTGGAGAGAGATGCCGTGATCCTTTCTCACCACCTCTGCAGCAACGTTCAGTTCGACCAAGACTGATACTGAATATTGACTCGGATTCTGATTAG